The sequence below is a genomic window from Nitrososphaerota archaeon.
GGAGGGAAATACAAACGCGATCATTCTCCTCAAAAATCTTCAAACTTGGCATCAATCCCTGCGTGGACGTACCCAAAGATGTCCTAGACGAGTTGTTCAATCGGGGAGCCAGAACCAGAGGGCCGATTCCTGTGCGGGGCACTTTGAACGGGAAGAAATTCAAGCAGACTGTGGTTAAATATCAGGGTAAATGGCTATTGTATCTAAATACCCAAATGCGCGAAGATGCAGAAATTGGTGTTGGAGAGGACGCAAAGGTAGTACTCGAATTAGATCCAGAACCACGAATAATTCCAATGTACCCTAAGCTTGCACGCGCTCTGTCGAAAAACAAGGAAGCAAAAGCGGCCTTTAAGAAGCTCGCGCCTTCACATCAGAAAGAAATTCTCGCTATCTCAGTTTGTAAAAACCGAAAAGGCGCTGGTTCGTAATGTCGAGAAAGTAATTCAACATCTTTTAGGCAAAAGGGACTACGCTTCTGTGCGTAGTAGAAAGCAAAGAGGAATTTACCGCTAAAGAAGAACAGAAAGCTAAGCATCAGGCAGGCTCAGGAAGACTTGCGCTAGGACCTTCCTTCGATCAGTTTTGCTGCCTTCAATCAGGAAGACTTTCTTAGGGGTTGGAACAAATTGGCCAGCATTAAGTTTGATGAATTTGGATGTCAATCCTTTGTATGTTACTCTGCATTCATCCCGCTCAATAGTTTCGCTTTTTACTGCTGCCTTGCATAAGCTGTAAACTGTTCCGACTGGCAAACCAAGTTTTTGATCTATGTGCGAGAGGTAGTCTTCGCTCGACATGCGGGCCCCGCCTTCATTCTTCTTGTACCTCCCCATTCTACTCAGCTAGGGTTCAATTTGCTGACTTGTACTTAAAGTAATAACACAAGTTGTATGTAATTACCTTAAAGAAACGTCAATGCAGTATTAACAAACTTTAGCAATGTTTTCAGAAGGCCATTCAGGAGGTGCAGATTACCTTCTGTATCTTTTACGAGAACCTGCAACTTGTTCGCAAACAGGGCACTGAAAATTGTTGGGCGACGTTTCTATCATTCTGACTTTGTGATTGTTACAAAGAGGCTGCGTGTTTATAGACGCTTGATTTGGTAACATGCAGAGGTTAGGAATGACGCATGTATTATGTCTTTGCTATTTCTGCATAGTATCCCTTTTATAGCATCCAATTATCTTAGATGCCAGTGTCGTCCAAGCACTAGGAGATGAAAGAACGAGTTACGGACAAGGAGGCGGTTACGGGCGCCCACGCTTTGGCGGAGGCGGTTTTAGGTCGAATACACCCAAGCCAGTTGAGGTTGGCAAGGAGTACGATGTCACTATTACCGAAACGAGCAGAAGGGGCGACGGAGTGGCCAAGATAGACGGTTTCGTCATTTTTGTCGCTGGAGGAAAGCGGGACGAGAAGACGAGGATCAAGGTTACTCAGGTAGGCCCGAGATTCGCCAACGCTACTAAAGTAGAAGGCACGGAAACTACGAGTTAGAAAAGAGACGGAATAATCGGCCGTCTTCCTTTTTTATTTTGCTACCAAGATGGCTACTGGGAGTTCTGCACATTTGTAGGTAATAGGATCGGTAATCACTCTACCAATAAAAGTTGGGGAGCCACTAAACCTTATTCTTCAAGCCGGGCTACTTTTTCTTCGCTGGCTTCTTCTTAGCCTTTGCCAAAAATTTCTCCGGCGTTATTCCCATGTATCTCATAGATAAAGCTGCTTATACTTGCGATGAATGTTCTGGTTGCACGAAAAATAAGGACATTTTAGATTCTCTATAATCCATATCTTTTCCTTGCCCTAGCAACAAGGTCGTCATGCCTATGACTGTAAGGCACATAAAATTGCCCTAGTTTAGTTGCATTTACATTAGATTCTATAACATCTCTCATGTGCCTGTTTATCTCAAAACCTAGATAATGCCTGAAGGTTCCTTTAGCAACAACTGCCGTAGTACCATTACCCATAAAAGGATCGAGTACTAGAAACCCGGGACGGCTAGAAAAGTCAATGCACCTAGCAATTAATTCTTCAGGAAGTTTTGTGCTGTTCTTGACTTCGCTTCTGCGGTATGTGCGATTAATCTCCCACACATCCAGCGGGTAATGCATTATCTTGTTGAAATAATACTGAGGGCTTTTAGCCAAGAAAAGGACATGGTAATGGCTTGTTACAAACTTCCGTCTTGTGAAGACGCCAAACTGATACTTCCAGATTAGGTGGTTGACTAAGGTTAGACCGCTTTGTTTTATCGCATTAAGAATTTCAGCAAGGTTCGACCAGCCGCTGAATATCCATGCTGAGCCGCTTTTTTCCATGATTCTGGGAAGTTCTTTTATCCATCTGATAGAAAATTCCGTGTAATCGCCTTTTGATTCGTGATAGCCTTGTCTAATGAACCTGTCATCCCTGTTGTATATCGATTCCTTGCCAGTAAAATTCAAGCCAAATGGCGGATCAGCTATTATTACGTCTACAGATTCGCTTGGAAGTTGCTTCATTAATTTTATGCAATCACCGTATGTTATGCGATCAACAGGGAAATTGAATTTCGCTTTTTGGTACTCTTCCTTTGCAGCATTAACACTCCAATCTTCTGTAGGTTTAAAATGAGCAGCGGCTAAATCAGGAATGTACCTGTTTTTCCTAATCCTCTTGGGTTTTACTTCTGGTTTAACAGCCACTAGTTTTCAGCCTTCCTGAAAGAAACTCTACATATAATATTTAGTTAGCGTGTAGCAACCTTTAGTAACTGTCTTCATAGCTAGCCTCAAAACATGCCTGCAATACTCAAGACTCCTCTCCTGCTCATAAACTTCAAAACCTATCTGGAAGGGACAGGTCAGAAGGCCTTCAGACTAGCCAAGATAGCAGAGAAGGTTAGCCTCGATACAGGCATCCAAATCATTGTAGCACCGCAATATTCAGACATCGCAAAGATAACAACAAAGATCAAGATTCCAGTATTTGCACAGCATTTAGATCCTGAAGAAGCAGGACCATATACAGGCTACATCCTCCCAGAAGCAGTTGCAGCTGCAGGAGCAACGGGAACAATGCTCAATCATTCTGAAAAACCTCTAACAAAAGAGAAACTTGCATCAGCAGTAAGAAGGTGCCGAGATTTGGGACTCTTAACCTGCATTTTATCCAACAGCCCCAATCAAGGTGCAGAGCTTTCCAAACTGAAACCAGACATGATGGTTGTAGAGATTCCCGAACTGATAGGAACGGGAATGGCTATATCGACGGTAAGCCCTCAAACGATAAAGAGCGCGATAGCCAAGATAAGAAAGAGCAACAAAAAGGTCATCCTCATAGCAGGTTCAGGAGTGACTACTAGCAAGGATGTCAAAAGAGCCATAGAATTGGGGATGCAGGGAGTAGGATCTAGCAAGGCAGTCATGACGGCAAAGAACCCCAGAGAAGTCCTCTACGAAATGGCCAACGCACTCTTGTCGGCATAGTGCTCTACTAACCAGAACAATGCTTTTTATTGATCAGACAATACGTCTTAATGTATCAGAACTGATGACGACCATTACAAATTCTACACTAGATAAGCACACAAATCTTATATGCACCTAAAAACATAGTGCATTTTTGCGTATAGCAAGGCGGCGTCAACTTCAAGCAAAGGGAAGTTTCCCGACGCGATGAGATTTCTGACCTCCAGATACGCGCATATTCAATATGGAGATTCGATGTAAATTCATTGGATCTGACATTGGTCGTGTACTCTCGCAAGATCTTAACCGTACTTTCATAACTCCGGTTGATCCTGCCGGACCTGACTGCTATCGGATGGAGATTAAGCCATGCAAGTCGCACGTAGCAATACGTGGCGTACGGCTCAGTAACACGTAGCTAACCTGCCCTGCAGACGCGCATAACCCCGGGAAACTGGGACTAATTCGCGATAGGCCATAATTCCTGGAATGGATCTTGGCCGAAAAGGCATGAGCAATCATGTTGCTACAGGATGGGGCTGCGGCCGATCAGGTTGTTGGTGGGGTAATGGCCCACCAAGCCTATAACCGGTGCGGGCATTGAGAGATGGGGCCCGGAGATGGACACTGAGAAAAGGGTCCAGGTCCTATGGGGCGCAGCAGGCGCGAAAACTTCGCAATGGGCGAAAGCCCGATGAGGTTATTCCGAGTGCCTTCCGCTGAGGGAGGCTTTTCTTACGTCTAAATAGCGTGGGGAATAAGGGGAGGGCAAGTCTGGTGTCAGCCGCCGCGGTAATACCAGCTCCCCGAGTGGTCAGGACGATTATTGGGCCTAAAGCATCCGTAGCCGGCTCAGTAGGTCTCATGTTAAATCCACCGGCTCAACCGTTGGTCTGCATGAGATACCGCTGGGCTAGGAGGCGGGAGAGGCGGACGGTATTCCTTGGGTAGGGGTAAAATCCTTTGATCCAGGGAGGACCACCAGTGGCGAAGGCGGTCCGCCAGAACGCGCTCGACGGTGAGGGATGAAAGCTGGGGGAGCGAACCGGATTAGATACCCGGGTAGTCCCAGCCGTAAACGATGCGAGCTAGGTAATGGGATGGCTACGCGCCACCCCAGTGCCGCAGGGAAGCCGTTAAGCTCGCCGCCTGGGAAGTACGGTCGCAAGACTGAAACTTAAAGGAATTGGCGGGGGAGCACCACAAGGGGTGAAGCCTGCGGTTCAATTGGAGTCAACGCCGGGAACCTTACCAGGAGCGACAGCAGAGTGAAGGTCAGGTCGAAGACCTTACCAGACAAGCTGAGAGGAGGTGCATGGCCGTCGCCAGCTCGTGCCGTGAGGCGTCCTGTTAAGTCAGGCAACGAGCGAGACCCCTATCACTAATTGCTTTCATCACAGCGATGTGGCGAGGCTAGTTAGTGAGACTGCCGTCGCTAAGACGGAGGAAGGAAGGGGCCACGGCAGGTCAGTATGCCCCGAAACTCCTGGGCCACACGCGGGCTGCAATGGTAAGGACAATGGGCTCCGACCTCGAAAGGGGGAGGTAATCCCGAAACCTTACCCCAGTTGTGACTGAGGGCTGCAACTCGCCCTCACGAATCTGGAATCCCTAGTAACCGCGTGTCAACACCGCGCGGTGAATACGTCCCTGCTCCTTGCACACACCGCCCGTCGCTTCACCCGAGTTGGGTCCTGGCGAGGTGGCGTCAAGTTGGCGCTATCGAACCAAAACTCGGCAAGGGGGGAGAAGTCGTAACAAGGTGGCCGTAGGGGAACCTGCGGCCGGATCACCTCCTTAGAAAGAGAGTACGGTTAAGAAGCGATAGGAGTATACGATCTAGTATTGATGCAGCTCTGCATGATGAATGCAGAGTGAAGGGCGTAGTGGCTTTTGCCATAATGATCGCCATGTATAGTCGCGCAAGCATCTGCTGGGAATACCCAACGCGCGGCCGCCATTTGGTGAATGGCTTGGCTTGAGGGGCGAAGAAGGGCGCGGCAAGCTGCGATAAGCCTCGGGTAGGTGCAAGCAACCGTTGATCCGAGGGTTCCCGAATGAGACTTCTTATCGGGAGGTCGTAAGGTTTCCCGATGCTCCGAGAGGAGCGCAAATCCTCCGGAAGGAAACATCTGAGTAGGAGGGAGAAGAGAAATCAATTGAGATCCCCGTAGTAGCAGAGAGCGAAAGGGGGAGAGCCCAAATCGAATCCTGCATAGTAATATACAGGAAATGTGAGGTGTGCTTTAGGCATATGCAACGCTTTTTCTCATAGCTGAAGTGGCCTGGAACGGCCCAACATAGAGGGTGAAATTCCCGTAAGCGGTTGGGAAGAGGAGTTAGCGCCTAGAGCCGAGTACCTGGCCTTGGCAGTGGCTAGGGAAGACGGGGGAAAGCAGCCTCCAAGGCTAAACACCTCTCAAGACCGATAGCGTATTAGTACCGTGAGGGAAAGCCGAAAAGTACCCCGAAAGGGGTGTGAAAAGAGCCTGAAACCAAATGGTTACAGAAGTGTGTTGCCTGAAAGGGACAATTTGCCAACCAATAGTCGCCGCAAGGTGGCTGGCGGTTGGCGCAGTCGCAGGGTAACACAGTCCGTCTAGAAACACGGGCCAGGGAGTTTGCTGTCATGGCGAGCCTAAGGGCTTGAAGCCCGGAGGCGAAGGGAAACCGACTTTCCGCAACCGCTTCGAGCGGTGAGGGAAGGGGTCTGAAAGGGCCTACAGTCATGGCGGAAAGACTAGAAACCAGACGATCGTGTCCTGAGCAGGATGAAGCGGGGCGAAAGCTCCGTGGAGGTCCGAAAGGGTCTTGACGTGCAATTCAGTCCCCAGACTCGGGACAAGGGGCCAAAAGCCAATCTAGTCTGGTGATAGCTAGTTCCCACCGAAATAGATCTGAGTCTAGCCTGGGCAGACGTTGCCAACGCTGTAGAGCACTGATCTGGTGGCAAGGGTTCGAAAGGGCCCACCACCGTTTCAAACTCCGAATGTGTTGGTACGGCAGAAGCCCGGATGCGGGTTTATGTGGGGTAAGCCTCATAACCTAGAGGGGAGCAACCCAGACTAAAGTTAAGGCCCCCAAATACCAGCTAAGTGTCAAACAAAAGGGCGTCTCCGAGCGAAGACAGCAGGGAGGTAGGCTTAGAAGCAGCCATCCTTTAAAGAGTGCGTAACAGCTCACCTTCCGAGCTTGGGGGCCCCGAAAATGGACGGGGCTCAAGCTGGTTGCCGATACTTTAGGCCACAATGTAAATTGTGTGCGGTAGGTGGGCGTGGAGGGTGGGTAGAAGTAGGGCCGTGAGGTCCTATGGACCGCCATCCATTGTAGATCCTGGTGGTAGTAGCAGCGTAGTTGGGTGAGAATCCCGATCACCGGAAGGGCAAGGTTTTCCTGGCAACGCGTCGTCGGCCAGGAGTAAGCCGGTCCTAAGTGCAATCTCAACAGTTTTGCACGAACTAGGGAAACTGGTTAATATTCCAGTGCCTTGGCATTGCCGTGCCGCAAGGCTCATCTAGCGTAGATGCTTCCAGATATGGCGAGCAGGGTTATCGCCCTGTTTAATCACTCAAGGATGGGGGAGTGTCGTAATGACGAGAACTCATCCGAGACGAGAATAGCCAACCATTGGGTTGGTTTGCCCGACTCTAGGAGACAATGAAGACTACGCTGGAGAGGTAATGCGAAGTCCGTACCGAGATCCGACACAGGTGTCCCTAGGTTAGAAGCCTCAGGTGTATCGGGTGTACCGTAGGTGAGGGAACTCGGCAAATTAGCCCCGTATCTTAGGTATAAGGGGTGCCTGCCGTTCTTGCGAAGAGCAGGAATGGCAGGTCTCAGTAACAAGGGGGTCCCGACTGTTTACTAAAAACACAGTAAACTGCTAGCCCGAAAGGGTGAGTACAGTTTATGAATCCTGGCCAGTGGCGGTACCTAAAACCTGGGTTCAACTGGGCTAAGGGCCGCTAAACGCCGGGAGTAACTCTGACTCTCTTAAGGTAGCCAAATGCCTTGTCGGGTAAGTTCCGACGTGCATGAATGGACCAACGAGGGCCCCGCTGTCCCCATCTACAACCCGGCGAACCCACATAACGTGGACGAACAGTCCACGAACTTCCATCGGGGAGAGAAGTCCCTGTGGAGCTTTACTGCAGCTTGTCGTTGCGACGCGGTTGTGATTGCAGAGCGTAGCTGGGAGCCGTTATGCACACGCTTCCGGGTGTGTGATAGGCAAAAGTGTAACACCAGCCTTTCGCTGCTGTGTCGCTAACCTCGGAAGAGGGACACCGGCAGGTGGGCAGTTCGGCTGGGGCGGCACCCTCTTGAAAAGGTATCGAGAGGGCCCAAAGGTTGGCTCAGGTGGGTCAGAAATCCACTGTTGAGGGCAAGGCCAAAAGCCAGCCTGACTGGATTCTCAAAAGCACAGAATTCAGAGGCGAAAGCCTGGCCTAGCGATCATTCATGTCCCCACTGTTGGGGGCTGGATGTGACAGAAAAGTTACCCCAGGGGTAACAGGCTCGTCGCGGGCGAGAGCTCCAATCGACCCCGCGGTTTGGTACCTCGATGTCGGCTCTTCCCATCCTGGTCCTGCAGCAGGGGCCAAGGGTGGGGCTGCTCGCCCATTAAAGGGGAACGTGAGCTGGGTTTAGACCGTCGTGAGACAGGTCGGTCTCTACCTGATGGAAGCGGAGGTTGTCTGAGGGGAAGTTGCCCCCAGTACGAGAGGAACAGGGCAACGCGGCCTCTGGCGTACCGGTTGTCCGATAGGGCAGTAGCCGGGCAGCTAAGCCGTTGCGGATAAGAGCTGAAAGCATCTAAGCTCGAAGCCGCTCCCGAGAAGAGACAGCCATTGATTTTAGCTCTCCGCAAGGAGGGCGGATCGACGAGAGCTGCGATAGAAGATCGCGTTGATGGGGTGGAGGTGTACGCTGGAAGCCTTCGGGCGACCAGTTCAGCCTGCCACTCCCAATCGCTCAAGGCGTTGGATCATTCCCAGCAGAGGCGCAATGACTATGCATGGTGAATTATTTTTTCTAATTTGATTAGATGACTCTCTTGCATCTGAAGCTGGGAAGATAACGATCTTGAAGTGCTAAGATTATTCAAATATGGTTTAATAAACATCCTGAATAGTTCAAGGTATGGCCAGACGCGCACTTTTGGCAGTTTCAGGTGTCCTTGGCATAATAGCCTCTGTTCTTGGAGCCTATCACGGCTATGGAGAGATTCTGCAGGATAATGACACGCCCAAAGGCATAGTGATAAATGCATTCTCTAGGACTGCCTGCCCTCCAGCCGGTAACGCTAATTGTTTTCCCGCCATGACCATATTACCCACCACCTTCCTTGTCTTTGGAACCATAACTGCAATAGTCGCTACCCTTATGCTGATTTTTACAATTCTTGTTATCGCTGGCAAGAATGTCGGTTATATCTTGCTCGTATCTTCCGTTGTACTACTTTTGGTCGGCGGAGGGTTTTTACCTCCAATTCTTGGAACCGTTTCCGCTCTGATATCTCTACGTGTAAATAGAAAACCGGCAGCCTAGACTTTTGGTTTGTACGTATTTAGGAGCATCGAGTTCACGGTCACAGTTATCGACGAACTTGCCATTGCAACGGCTGCAAATATCGGATTTAGAAGTATCCCTGCTATAGGATATAGAATTCCTGCCGCTACGGGTATAAGAGCTATGTTATAGAAGAAAGCCCAGAAGAGGTTCTGCTTGATCTTCGACACAGTCTTCCTGCTCAGCTCTATAGCAGTCACAACGTCCTTCAGCTCATTTTTGATAAGCACTATCCCCCCGGTTTCTTTGGCAATGTCAGTTCCGCTTCCTATTGCTATACCAACATCAGCCTCCGCAAGTGCTGGAGCATCGTTTATGCCGTCGCCAACCATTGCAACAAGCTTGCCCTGACCTTTGAGTTCCTTTATGACCTTGGCTTTATCCTGAGGCAACACCTCAGCAAGCACATCGTTAATTCCAAGTTTCTTCGCTATTGCGTTTGCAGTCCTTTTATTATCCCCTGTAAGCATGTAAACCTCTATTCCCAGATTCTGCAGTTTCTTTACTGCAGTCATGGAGCTT
It includes:
- a CDS encoding DUF1905 domain-containing protein, whose amino-acid sequence is MDVPKDVLDELFNRGARTRGPIPVRGTLNGKKFKQTVVKYQGKWLLYLNTQMREDAEIGVGEDAKVVLELDPEPRIIPMYPKLARALSKNKEAKAAFKKLAPSHQKEILAISVCKNRKGAGS
- a CDS encoding TRAM domain-containing protein, which encodes MLDASVVQALGDERTSYGQGGGYGRPRFGGGGFRSNTPKPVEVGKEYDVTITETSRRGDGVAKIDGFVIFVAGGKRDEKTRIKVTQVGPRFANATKVEGTETTS
- a CDS encoding site-specific DNA-methyltransferase, with amino-acid sequence MKQLPSESVDVIIADPPFGLNFTGKESIYNRDDRFIRQGYHESKGDYTEFSIRWIKELPRIMEKSGSAWIFSGWSNLAEILNAIKQSGLTLVNHLIWKYQFGVFTRRKFVTSHYHVLFLAKSPQYYFNKIMHYPLDVWEINRTYRRSEVKNSTKLPEELIARCIDFSSRPGFLVLDPFMGNGTTAVVAKGTFRHYLGFEINRHMRDVIESNVNATKLGQFYVPYSHRHDDLVARARKRYGL
- the tpiA gene encoding triose-phosphate isomerase translates to MPAILKTPLLLINFKTYLEGTGQKAFRLAKIAEKVSLDTGIQIIVAPQYSDIAKITTKIKIPVFAQHLDPEEAGPYTGYILPEAVAAAGATGTMLNHSEKPLTKEKLASAVRRCRDLGLLTCILSNSPNQGAELSKLKPDMMVVEIPELIGTGMAISTVSPQTIKSAIAKIRKSNKKVILIAGSGVTTSKDVKRAIELGMQGVGSSKAVMTAKNPREVLYEMANALLSA